The Anaerolineae bacterium genome has a segment encoding these proteins:
- a CDS encoding patatin-like phospholipase family protein, producing the protein MNIGLALSGGGVRALVFHLGVLARLADESLLEQVVALSTVSGGSLGIGLVYAANSYRWPTSAEYRATVVPRARHILTTQDLQGTYLGRLLRAPLSLLRPRAGDIARLIEELWGVRTSLRELPRAPYWLINATCYETGVNWRFAPDRMGDYLFGYSRDPDFPLAAAMAASGAFPGFIGPLTLDTRRYVWTSGSETAPRPPLHTRVHLWDGGVYENLGVEALFKPGQGYRYNVQFLLTSDAGAVPGGERYRFFKSAYRLISLATNQVRALRARMVVAHLQAGNPGSFFQIDNSAAYLLEKAGRAAEIPAIAPRYLPEGEVRLAATMESTLRRITPEEFERLFRHGFEVADITMHAFASGGQRPLRGYDAAAWGNTSA; encoded by the coding sequence ATGAACATCGGACTCGCGCTCTCCGGCGGCGGTGTGCGCGCCCTGGTCTTTCACCTGGGGGTGCTGGCCCGCCTGGCGGATGAATCTTTGCTGGAACAGGTTGTAGCGCTCTCAACTGTCTCAGGCGGTAGCCTGGGAATCGGGCTGGTCTACGCTGCCAACAGCTATCGCTGGCCGACCAGCGCCGAATACCGGGCGACCGTTGTGCCCCGCGCCCGGCACATCCTGACCACGCAGGACCTCCAGGGTACCTACCTCGGTCGCTTGCTGCGTGCGCCGCTGAGCCTGCTGCGGCCCAGGGCGGGTGACATTGCCCGGCTGATCGAGGAACTGTGGGGTGTCAGAACGTCGCTGCGCGAACTCCCCCGCGCCCCTTACTGGCTGATCAACGCCACCTGTTATGAGACCGGCGTCAACTGGCGCTTCGCCCCGGATCGGATGGGCGACTACCTCTTCGGCTACAGCCGCGACCCGGATTTTCCGCTGGCTGCAGCCATGGCCGCTTCCGGCGCGTTCCCCGGCTTCATCGGCCCGCTAACCCTGGACACGCGACGCTATGTCTGGACTTCCGGCAGCGAGACGGCGCCCCGCCCGCCGCTGCACACCCGTGTTCACCTGTGGGACGGCGGCGTGTACGAGAACCTGGGTGTTGAAGCGCTGTTCAAGCCCGGCCAGGGCTACCGCTACAACGTGCAATTCCTGCTCACCAGCGACGCGGGGGCCGTGCCCGGCGGCGAACGTTACCGTTTCTTCAAGTCCGCCTACCGCCTGATCAGCCTGGCGACCAACCAGGTACGCGCCCTGCGGGCACGGATGGTGGTGGCCCATCTGCAGGCCGGTAACCCCGGCAGCTTCTTCCAGATCGATAACTCCGCCGCCTACCTGCTGGAAAAAGCAGGCCGGGCAGCGGAGATACCGGCCATCGCACCGCGCTACCTGCCGGAGGGCGAGGTCCGCCTGGCGGCGACGATGGAATCGACCCTGCGCCGGATCACGCCTGAGGAATTCGAGCGGCTGTTCCGGCACGGCTTTGAAGTAGCTGATATCACCATGCACGCCTTCGCTTCCGGCGGGCAGCGGCCATTACGTGGCTACGATGCGGCGGCCTGGGGTAATACATCGGCGTAA